GACAATCAGCGGCTGGAGTTTCTTGGCGACCGGGTGCTGGGGCTGGTCATGGCCGAAGCGCTGTTTCATGCTGATCTGAAGGCCAGCGAAGGCCAGCTTGCGCCCCGCTATAACGCCTTGGTCAGGGGCGAGACCTGTGCCGCCCTGGCGCGCGAGATCGGGCTGGGCAATGTGCTGAAGCTGGGCCGCTCCGAGATGCTGTCGGGTGGGCGGCGCAAGGATGCCCTGCTGGCAGATGGGATGGAGGCGGTGATCGCCGCCGTCTATCTGGATGCCGGCTTTGACACGGCGCGCCGGGTCGTGCTGAACCTGTGGCGGGACCGGCTGAATTCCATCGACGAGGATCCGCGCGACCCCAAGACCGCCTTGCAGGAATGGGCGCAGGCCAGTGGCATGCCGCCCCCCGTCTATGAACAGACCTCGCGCAGCGGTCCGGATCACGCACCGGTGTTTCATATCACCGTCCGGCTGGCCAATGGCCAGACCGCCGAGGCGCAGGGCGCCGGAACCAAACGCAGCATTGAACAGGCCGCCGCTCGGCAATTGCTGGAGCGGCTGGAGGGCCGAAAATGACCGATACCCCGACACGTGCCGGATTCATCGCCCTGATCGGCGAACCCAATGCGGGAAAATCGACCTTGCTGAACCAGATGGTCGGCGCAAAGGTCAGCATTGTCACGCATAAGGTGCAGACCACCCGTGCCCGCATACGCGGCATTGCCATCGAGGACCAAAGCCAGCTGGTTTTCGTGGATACGCCCGGCATCTTTCGCCCGCGTCGCCGGCTGGACCGCTCGATGGTCGCGGCGGCATGGGGTGGGGCTGCGGATGCCGACATCATCCTGCTGCTGATCGAGGCGCATCGCGGGCTGACAGATGGTGTGCGCGCGATTCTGGAATCGCTCGAGTCACTGGACCACAAGACCTCGGTTGCCCTGATCATCAACAAGATCGACCGCACCCGTTCAGAGGCGCTTCTGGCCCTGTCACGGCAAATGAACGAGGCCTATCCCTTTGCACAGACCTTCATGGTCTCGGCGGAAAAGGGGTATGGTTGCGCTGATCTGCGCAAATGGCTTGCCGACAGCCTGCCTGAAGGGCCCTGGCTTTACCCCGAGGACCAGATCGCCGATTTGCCGATGCGGATGATCGCCGCCGAGGTCACGCGCGAAAAGCTGACGCTGCGGCTGCATGAAGAGATCCCCTATCAGCTGACGGTCGAGACCGAAGCCTGGGAAGAGCGCAAGGACGGCTCGGCGCGGGTCGAACAGGTCGTCTATGTGTCCCGTCCCGGTCACAAGGGCATCGTGCTGGGCAAGGGCGGCGAGACCATCAAGGCCGTCGGCCAGGCCGCGCGTGTCGATCTCGAGGAATTCATGGGCCGTCGCGTTCATCTGTTCCTGCAGGTCCGCGTACGCGAGAACTGGCAGAATGAAGCCGAACGCTATGGCGAGATCGGGCTGAACTTCCGCGACGGCGACAACTGAGCAGGCCCATGCCCGAAGCAAGACTTGCCGCGGGGATCTGGGTGTCGGCCTATCTGGCACGGCTGGGGCTGGCCAATATTCCCGCCTATGTCGTGGCTCGCGGCGATGCGACCGCAGGAGCGGTTCTGGTCAAATGCGCGCTTCTGGACGGAAGCGCGCAGCTTTATTCCCGTGAATGGGACTTCGAAACCGGGGCGCGTCCCTGGAAGATGATCCAGCAGGGCCCCGAAGCCGAGATCGATCAGGCGGTTCAGCGCCAGCGCGGCTTTGACCCAGATCTGTGGGTCATCGAGATCGAGAGTCGCGACGGTCAGACCCTGTTGGACAGCGACGGGTTGGCGTGATCGCGCCATCTGGCGCAGCGTCACTTTGCAGCCTATGCAATAGGCATGAACAAGCCGGTTTCTCCCCAATCTGATTCGCCGCGTGGTCTGGCCTTTGCGCTGGCCGCATATAGCATTTGGGGGCTGCTCCCGCTTTACATGAACGCATTGGCGGATATTCGGCCTCCCGAGGTGATCGCCCATCGGGTGATCTGGTCCTTGCCGATAGCCGCGGCCGTCCTGCTTTGGCAGCGTCGTTCGGATGATGTTGTGGCGGCCCTGCGCAATCCGCGTTTGCTGGCCATGGCGGCGCTGACGGCGGCGCTGATTTCCGTCAACTGGCTGACCTATGTCTGGGCGGTGGGACATGATCACACATTGGATGCCGCCCTTGGCTATTACATCAACCCGCTGTTCAGTGTGACACTGGGGGCCATGCTGCTGGGGGAACGGTTGTCGCGCTTGCAGATGTTGGCGATTCTTCTGGCTTTTGTGGCGGTCGTGGTGCTGACGGTTCAGGCCGGTCGGCTGCCCTTGGTGGCGGTGACGCTGACATTGAGCTGGGGCTTTTACGCCTATTGCAAGAAAAGCCTGCCGCTGGGACCGAACCAGGGCTTCACGCTGGAGGTTCTGCTGCTGACCCCCTTCGCGGCTGGCTATTTGATCTGGCTTGGCGTGACCGGACAGGGCGGTTTCGGCGATGGCAGCGCACGCGATATCCTGATGCTGGTGGGCTGCGGACCGGTCACCGCTATTCCGCTGCTGTTCTATGCCAATGGTGCCAAACTGTTGCGACTGTCCACAATCGGTTTTCTGCAATATCTGGCGCCAACCATGATCCTGCTTTGCGCGGTATTCATACTTGGCGAGCCCTTTGGCACCGAGCGCATGATTGCCTTCCCGCTGATCTGGATCGCCCTGGTGATCTATTCCGTTTCCCTGCTGCGCACGGCAAATGTGAACCGTCGCGCGCGCCGGGCTCCGACAAGTCACCGAATCCAATAACCAATAGTCTCTAAATTTGTCCTTTTGGATAGCTTTGCGCCATTCTCGTTGATTGTTATTCAATGAGGGTGGGTCAGATATTTTATGCTCTGGCCGTTTTGTTTTTACCCGTTTTGGCGGGTTGTTTTCGCGTGTTCGCTGTTGAGAGAGTATTGTTATGCCCACAACCTGGGATGGAATTTATCTGGGAAATATCTCCCAATCTATTGACCCGCAAGAAGGCAATAATCTAGCTGAAAATGCCGACAGCGCGCAATTCGTGGGTCAGACATTCGGCAGTGCCTCAGATCCGCTGTACAATCATATCATCACGGTCGAGGCGCAGGATTATTTTGAAACCAATTCAATCAATGATACTCCTGTTCTAAATCAAAACAACTTTAACGGGACAGATCAATTTGTAACGGACCTCGATGGCGATGGCGTCAACGAAACCTATGATTTCGACGGCGCTGCCGCCTATGCCGTCACGGTCACCTTTTTTGACGGATCGACCCAGACGGCTGCAATTCCCGTATTTCAATCGACCACCGGAGAATTGATTCTGGCGCCGTCCCTTGGTGCGGCCGGCAATGCCGTGCTGGAATCGGCGGCCATCGTTTCCGTCCGCCTGGATTCGGTGCTGGGCGACACCTATGCGGGGCTTAATGTCAATCGTCCAGAACTCGAATTCGCCTGCTTTACCAAGGGGACAATGATCGCGACCCCTTCGGGCGAGTTGGCTATTGAAATGCTGAGCAGGGGCGACATGGTTCTGACCGCCGATCATGGCGCGCAGGAAATTCAATGGATCGGCCATGCCGAGGTCGATTTGAACAAGGCTCCGAACATGCGACCGGTGATCATTCGCGCTGGCGCATTGGGCGATGGGCTGCCCGTGCAGGATCTGACCGTATCGCCACAGCATCGCGTGCTGGTGCGCTCGAAGATCGCGCAACGCATGTTCGGCACCGATGAAGTCCTTGTTGCCGCCAAACAGCTTCTGGCGCTGGATGGGATCGAACTGGCGCAGGACATTGATCGTGTGATCTATTACCACTTCCTTTTCGATGGCCATCAGGTGGTCTGGTCGAATGGCGCGCTGACGGAGTCGCTGTTCACCGGTCCGCAGGCGCTGAAATCGGTCGGCGCGGCGGCGCGCGAGGAAATCCTGTCGCTGTTTCCCGAACTGCGCGACATGCCGGCCGCAGATCCGATCCGTCCGATCATTCCGGGTCGCAAGGCGCGCCAGATGGCCATGCGTCACGCCCAGAACGGGCGGGCCATCGTCAACTGATCTGACGACATTCCCGATGTGAAAAGGGGCAGGGCGCCGCGCTCTTGCCCCTTTTTGCGCAGCGTGGCAGCCTGCAAGGATCAGGGCCGGAGGTGTGCCATGTCGCTTTCCCGTCAGCGGGTCACATTGATCACGCTTGGCGTGGCCTATCTGGCCCGCGCTGAGGAGTTCTATGCCGCCTGGGGTTGGCGGCGGCATGTCTCATCGCAGGCTGGCATTGTCTTCTACCAGATGAACGGGGCCGTTCTGGCGCTGTTCGGGCGCGAAGATCTGGCCCGCGATCAGGGCCGGCCCGGTGCAGATCTGGGAACGGGGGCGATGACGTTGGCGCAGAACTATCCGGACAAGGCCCAGACGGATGCAGCCTTCCAGGCGGCGCTGGATGCAGGAGCCACCTGCCTGAAAACGCCCCAGCCGGTGTTCTGGGGGGGATACTCCGGCTATTTCTCCGATCCCGACGGCCATGTCTGGGAGATCGCGACCAATCCCTTCTGGCCGCTGGACGGTGACGGCGGCTTGACGCTGCCTGACGGACGGGATTGATCCGGACAGATGGAATGGCAGGCAGAAGGAACCGTTCTCGCGCAGCGACCGCATGGCGAGAATGCCGTCATCATCGACGTTCTGACCATGGAATATGGTCGCCGCGCGGGGCTGGTGCCGGGTGGAGCCTCGCGCAAGCGGTCGGCGATGCTGCAACCGGGAACGCGGTTGGCTCTGCGCTGGCGCGCGCGCAATGACGACCAGCTAGGGCATTTCGCGGTCGAACCCTGTGGCAGCCGGTCGTCCCTGTTGCTGGATCCGTTGGGGCTGGCCGGGCTGAATGCGGTTTGCGCGCTGATGATCTTTGCTCTGCCTGAGCGAGATCCTCATCCGGTTCTGACCGGCCTGACCGAAATCCTGCTGGATCGGATGAATGCGGGCGGCGACTGGGGCGAAGTCTATCTGACCTGGGAGATGCGGTTGCTGGAGGATATGGGGTTCGGTCTGGATCTGGAGCGCTGTGCCGTCACGGGCGCCAGCGAGGGCCTGGCCTATGTCAGCCCGCGTTCGGGGCGTGCGGTCAGCCGGGCCGGGGCGGGCGAATGGGCGGATCGCTTGTTGCCCTTGCCGGCGATACTGGGTGGCGTTGGTGACAACCGGGGCAATGGCCTTGCCGAAGGGCTGGCCATCACCGGTCATTTTCTGGAGAAGCGACTTGCCACAGAACTGGTGGGACGGCCCTTGCCCGCTGCCCGCAACCGTCTGATCCGGCGTCTGCTGGTGCAATAGGGCTTATTGGGTGCCGCGCGCGGCCTCCACAGCGCTGACCTGAACTTCATCTGCACGATGGCCACGTTCCAGAATCAGCCATGTCTCGGGTGATTTGACCTTCAGGACGCCGCCCGAGTATTCCATCGAGGTGGCGGATTGCAGGACCGAGAAGAACCGGCCCTCCAAAGGCGCATCCTTGCAATACATTCTGGTCGAGGCAATCGGCGACAGCTGCAGTGCCGGCAGCGTGGCGCTGTTCTGGGTGCTGAAGCTGTTGCAGGGGCCGCGGCCCGTGATCTGTGTGCCGGCAAGGCTGAGCGTCACATTGCGCAGCGGGACGGTGCCGCCATCCATGCCCACCAGCACATATTCGCCCTGCGGAATGCCGCCAGTCTCGATCGGGGCCGGACCGCAGGAAGCAAGAGCAAGCGTTGCGGCGGTGGCAGCGACAGCGACGCCAAGGCCGGCAGGGGTCAGGCGGGGCATGGGACATTCTCCTTCAAACAGGTAATTCACATCATAGTGAACCCGCTTTTGCAGGGATAGTCTATCCCCCGGATGGACGGATCAGCCCAGCAGGCGTCGCGCAATGACCTGTGCCTGGATTTCGGCCGCACCTTCGAAAATGTTCAGGATGCGGGCATCGCACAGGACCCGGCTGATCTGGTATTCCAGCGCAAAGCCATTGCCGCCATGGATCTGCAATGCATTGTCGGCGCAGGCCCATGCGACCCTTGCGCCCAGCAGCTTGGCCATGCCGGCCTCCAGGTCACAGCGATGGCCGTGATCCTTTTCCCATGCGCTGAAATAGGTCAGCTGGCGTGCGATCATGATTTCCACGGCCATCATTGCCAGCTTGTCGGCCACGCGCGGGAATTCGACCAGAGGCTTGCCGAACTGCTTGCGGTCCAGAGCATATTGCAGCCCCAGTTCCAGCGCGTTCTGGGCCACGCCAATGGCGCGGGCCGCAGTCTGGATGCGGGCGGATTCAAAGGTCTGCATCAGTTGCTTGAAGCCCTGGCCGGTCACGCCACCCAGAAGGTTCTCGCCCTTGACCTCGAATCCATCGAAGCCAAGTTCGTATTCCTTCATGCCGCGATAGCCCAGAACCTCGATCTCGCCGCCGGTCATTCCCGGTGTGGGGAAGGGATCCTCCATGGTGCCCGGCGTCTTTTCAGCGATGAACATCGACAGGCCACGATAATCCGTCGTGTCGGGGTCGGTTCGTGCCAGAAGTGTCATGACATGGGTGCGCGCCGCATGAGTGATCCAGGTCTTGTTGCCCGTGATCTTCCAGTTGTCGCCATCCCTGACCGCGCGGGTGCGCAGGCTGCCAAGATCGCTGCCCGTATTGGGTTCGGTAAAGACGGCCGTGGGCAGGATTTCTCCGCTGGCGAGTTTCGGCAGCCAATGTGCCTTTTGATCCTCGGTGCCGCCGCCGATGATCAGTTCGGCGGCGATCTCGCTGCGGGTGCCCAGACTGCCGACACCGATATAGCCGCGCGACAATTCCTCGCTGACAACCACCATCGCCGCCTTGGACATGCCCAGACCGCCCTGTTCCTCGGGGATGGTCAGGCCAAAGACGCCCAATTCGGCAAGTTCATCAATGATCTCGATGGGGATCAGCTCGTCCTTGAGATGCCAGTCATGAGCATGGGGCACGACCTTGTCGTCGGCCCAACGGCGGAACTGGTCGCGGATCATTTCCAGATCTTCGTCCAGACCCGATTTTCCGAAGGTCGCGCTGCCCTGCGATCCGACGATCATCCCGGCCAGCTTCGCGCGGGTGTCGGGGTTGTTCCCCGCCATCAGTGCCCGGGCGGCCTCGGAGGGTTGCCATTCGACCTCCAGATCGGACGGGCGCGCGAATTCATTCTGGCTCATCATGATGCCGCCGGAAATCTGCGTCAGATATTCGCCAAAACCGATGCGCAGGATCAGGGATTCCATCTCGCCGCTGACCCTTTCGGACCAGCGCGACAGCTGCTTGAGCGCTTCGACATAGGTGGCAAGCCAGGACAGTGCGTGCACCGCATGCTGATGTGTTTCCATCAGGGCGGCATCAGGTTTCCCCTGCGGGGCAACCTTCTTGCGCAGGTTCTCGATCGCGCGGGCTTGCAGCGCCTCAATTTCCGACAGAACGGCCTGACCCAAATGCTGCATGTCTTTCATCGATTCGTCCTTTCGCGGCGTTGCAGCATTGGTAGCCACTTCGCAACTGCAGCGCAACTATAATGCGCAAAGGCGCGACGTTTCGTTCAATAATGTCGCATGGAATTTGGTGTTCACGGGCCGCGCGGTGCAGGCCCCCGGATGCCGCCCGCCTGCCTTGCAGCCGGGACGGTGCTGGTGCAGGTTCGGCCTTGAAAAGATTGCAGTGCACACCGATGACGGCTGCGCCAACAGAGCAACGATTTTGGACCCATTATGACCGATGCAGCCGACCTGACCGCCCGACTGATCCGATGCCCCTCTGTCACGCCGGAAGAGGGCGGCGCGCTGGCGCTGCTTGAGGGCGTGCTGGCCGATGCAGGCTTCGAAGTGCATCGCGTTGATCGCAATGGCACACCGAATCTGTTCGCGCGATGGGGCGCAAAAGGCGCACGGACCTTTGGCTTCAACGGGCATACGGATGTCGTCCCCGCCGGCGATCCCGCCGCCTGGACCCATCCGCCCTTCAGCGGGCTGGTTGAAGAGGGTGTCATCTGGGGGCGCGGCGCGACCGACATGAAGTCCGGCGTGGCCGCCTTTGCCGCTGCAGCTGTCGATTTCGTCACCGCGACGCCCCCCGATGGTGCGATCATCCTGGCCATCACCGGGGATGAGGAAGGACCGGCGCAGGACGGCACGCGGGCGCTGCTGGACTGGATGGCCGAACATGACGAGCGGATGGATGTCTGCATTGTCGGAGAGCCATCAAACCCCGATTTCATGGGCGAGATGATGAAGATCGGCCGACGTGGCTCTGTAACCTTCCGCATCAAGGCCACCGGGCTGCAGGGGCATGCCGCCTATCCGCATCGCGCCCGCAATCCCCTGCATGCGCTGACCCGTTTTCTGGATGATCTGATCGCCAGCCCGCTGGATGAAGGGACCGAACATTTCGATCCCTCGGGCCTGCAGATCACCAGCATTGATTGCGGCAATCCGGCCTCGAATGTCATTCCTGCCACGGCGACGGCGGTGGTCAATATCCGATTCAATGATCTGCACAGCGGGGCATCGCTGACCGCCGACCTTGAAAAACGCGCGGCCGCGATCGAGGCCGAAACCGGGGTCAGCCTGTCGATCTCGGCGAATATCTCGGGGGAATCCTTCCTGACCAAACCCGGCGCATTCGTCGATCTGGTGCGCGATGTGGTCACCCAGGAGACCGGCCATCAGCCCGAGCTTTCGACCTCGGGCGGGACATCGGATGCGCGCTTCGTCAAGGATCACTGCCCCGTGGTCGAATTCGGTCTGGTCGGGCATTTCATGCATCAGGTCGATGAACGCGTGCCCGTCGCCCAGGTCCAGCAACTGCAATCGATCTATCGCCGCATTCTGGAAAGATTTTTTGCATGAGAATTGAAGAAACCACAGATCTGCAGATTTGCCGTGACCTGCGTCGCCAGGTCTTCATCATCGAACAGAAGGTTCCCGAGGCCGAGGAATGGGACGGGCTGGATGGTGAAGCGATTCACCTGCTTGCATGGCAGGATGACCGGGCCGTTGGCACCGCGCGGATTCTGGAAAAGGGCGATACCGGCAAGATCGGACGGGTCTGTGTGCTGCAGGAGGCCCGCGGAACCGGGGTGGGCGCGGCCCTGATCCGAGCCGCGATGGATGTGTTGCGCGCCCGTCCGGGGATGCGCCGGGCCTTGCTGGGGGCGCAGACCCATGCGATTGGCTTCTATGAAAAGCTGGGTTTTGTCGCGCATGGCCCCATCTATGATGATGCGGGGATTCCGCATCGCGACATGACGCGCGACCTTTGATGTATCCGGCCGGGCGTGACGGCCATCCTTGTTAGGTATGAACCGATGACCCAGATTCCCAGCAAACAGCAGATCATGGAATGGGTCGAGGCGCATCCGGATGCCAATTCCAAGCGCGACATTGCCAAGGCGTTTGGGATCAAGGGTGCGCAGCGGATCGAACTGAAGCGCCTGCTGAAGGAACTGGAGGCCGACGGCCTGCTGGAGCGGCGCCGCCGCCACTATCTGGATGCCGAGAAACTGCCGCCCGTGACGGTGGTGGAATTGCTGGCCCCTGACGGATCGGGCGACCTGTTCGTCAAACCGCTGGAATGGCGGGGCGAGGGGCCGATGCCGCGCATCCTGTACATGCCGCGCGGCACCGACCCTGCACTTGGACGCGGCGAGCGCTTTCTGGCGCGGCTGGCCGAAGTCTCGGGCGAGGATCACCATTATCAGGCCCGGTTGATACGCCGCATTACCGCCTCGACCCAGAAGATCACCGGAATATTCCGCGCCGAAAGCGAAGGCGGGCGGATCATGCCCATCGACAAGGGGCAGGACCGCGAATGGAAAGTGCGTGCCGATGCGACCATGGGTGCCCAGAATGGTGAACTGGTGCAGGCCGAGCAGATCGGCCCGAAGGGGCGGATGGGCCTGCCGGTTGCCCGCATCACTGAAAGACTGGGCGATCCCTCGGCCCCGCGTTCGGTCAGCCTGATTGCCATTCACCAGCATGGCATTCCCGATGAATTTCCCGCCAAGGTCATCGAAGAGGCCGAAGCCCGCGAAGCGGCCACGATGAAAGGCCGCGAGGATCTGCGTGATCTGCCGCTGGTCACGATCGACCCTTCCGATGCACGCGACCACGATGACGCTGTCGCGGCCTTTGTTGAAGAGGATGGCGGCGCGACCATCTGGGTGGCGATTGCCGATGTCGCCTATTACGTGCGCCCCGGCAGTGCTCTGGACCGCGAGGCCTGGACCCGTGGCAATTCCAGCTATTTCCCCGACCGCGTCGTGCCCATGTTGCCCGAGGCCCTGTCGGCGGATTTGTGCTCGCTGCACGAGGCGGTCGACCGCCCGGTCATCGCCGTGCGGATGCGTCTTGGCCCCGATGGTCAGAAGATCAGCCATGATTTTCACCGTGGCATGATGAACAGCCGGGCCAGCCTGTCCTATGAACAGGCGCAGGCCGGGGCAGATGGCGCGCCAGACAATCAGACCGCGCCATTGATGGGTGACGTCATCAAACCGCTCTGGCATGCCTATGACTTGCTGAAATCCGCGCGCGAACGCCGTCAGCCGCTGGATCTGGATCTGCCCGAGCGCCGGATCGAGCTGACCCGTGACGGGCGGGTCAAATCGGTGAACTTCCGTGAACGCTTTGACGCCCACCGGCTGATCGAGGAGTTCATGGTGCTGGCCAATGTCGCCGCGGCCGAGGAACTGGCCCGTCGTCAGCGACCGCTGCTGTTCCGGGTCCATGAAGAGCCAAGCCAGGACAAGATGGAGGCCCTGCGTGAGGTGGCGCAGGCCTCGGGCTTTGCGCTGGCCAAGGGGCAGGTGCTGCATACCAGCCAGTTGAACCGACTGCTGGCCCAGGCCGAGGGCACCGATTTCGACGAACTGATCAACATCTCGACCCTGCGGTCGATGACGCAGGCCTATTATCACCCGGAAAACTTCGGCCATTTCGGGCTGGCGTTGAAATCCTATGCGCATTTCACCTCGCCGATCCGCAGATATTCCGACCTGATCGTGCATCGCGCGCTGATCTCGGCCCATGGCTGGGGCAAGGATGGCCTGTCCGAAGGTGATATCGAGCGGATGGCTGAAACCGCGACTCATATCAGCGAAACCGAACGGCGCAGCATGGCGGCTGAACGGGATACCACCGACCGTTACCTGGCCGCCTATCTGTCAGACCGCGTCGGCAGCGAAATGACCGGACGTATCAGCGGTATTCAGCGCTTTGGCGCTTTCATCAAACTGGATGAGACCGGTGCCGACGGCCTGTTGCCGATCCGCGATATCGGTCGCGAGTATTTCCATTTCGACGCTGATGCCCAGACGCTGGTCGGAGCGGATACCGGCATCCAGATCGGGGTCGGTCAGCGGGTGACCGTGCGGCTGGCCGAGGCGATCCCGGTGACCGGTGGGCTGACGCTGGAACTGCTGGAACTGGAAGGCAGCGCGATGCCGCGAGGCGGCCGCAAGGGCAAGCGCGGCATGTCGCCGCGCCGCCATGCGACCAAGGCGCGTCTGGCCGAGGTCAAGCGCGCGGCTAAGCGGCGTCGCAAGAAATAGGCCAGAAGAAAAGGGGGGCAGTGATCCTGCCCCATTGATCCGTGCCGCGTCGACCGATCAGAGCAGATACAGCAATCCGCCGATCAGCACGCCGGTAACCAGCAACAGGACCACGCAGAAGCCCATGATGTCGCGTGGCTTCAGCCCGGCGATGCCCAGCATCGGCAGCGCCCAGAAGGGTTGCAGCAGGTTCGTCCAGGCATCGCCCCATGCGATCCCCATCACGACGCGCGGAATATCGGCCCCCAGAGCTTCGGCTGCGGGCAGCATGACCGGGGCCTGCACGGCCCATTGACCGC
This is a stretch of genomic DNA from Paracoccus seriniphilus. It encodes these proteins:
- the rnr gene encoding ribonuclease R, with the protein product MTQIPSKQQIMEWVEAHPDANSKRDIAKAFGIKGAQRIELKRLLKELEADGLLERRRRHYLDAEKLPPVTVVELLAPDGSGDLFVKPLEWRGEGPMPRILYMPRGTDPALGRGERFLARLAEVSGEDHHYQARLIRRITASTQKITGIFRAESEGGRIMPIDKGQDREWKVRADATMGAQNGELVQAEQIGPKGRMGLPVARITERLGDPSAPRSVSLIAIHQHGIPDEFPAKVIEEAEAREAATMKGREDLRDLPLVTIDPSDARDHDDAVAAFVEEDGGATIWVAIADVAYYVRPGSALDREAWTRGNSSYFPDRVVPMLPEALSADLCSLHEAVDRPVIAVRMRLGPDGQKISHDFHRGMMNSRASLSYEQAQAGADGAPDNQTAPLMGDVIKPLWHAYDLLKSARERRQPLDLDLPERRIELTRDGRVKSVNFRERFDAHRLIEEFMVLANVAAAEELARRQRPLLFRVHEEPSQDKMEALREVAQASGFALAKGQVLHTSQLNRLLAQAEGTDFDELINISTLRSMTQAYYHPENFGHFGLALKSYAHFTSPIRRYSDLIVHRALISAHGWGKDGLSEGDIERMAETATHISETERRSMAAERDTTDRYLAAYLSDRVGSEMTGRISGIQRFGAFIKLDETGADGLLPIRDIGREYFHFDADAQTLVGADTGIQIGVGQRVTVRLAEAIPVTGGLTLELLELEGSAMPRGGRKGKRGMSPRRHATKARLAEVKRAAKRRRKK